The DNA region TGGAGCGACTTAGGAGGCTCGAACTCCTGACCTGAACCTTGGCAAGGTTCCGCTCTACCAGCTGAGCTAAAGTCGCACTGGATTTTTCAATTGCTTGTCTAAGCAAGCGAGGCGCATTATAAATAAATTGAGCCGCGCTGCAAGTTCTTTTTACAAAAAAAGTGTCAACTGGTTAAATTTTGAAGAAATTGGCCTGATAATGGCGTAATTCTGCAATAGATTCACGAATATCATCTAATGCTAAGTGGGCACCAGTTTTTACCACGCCGTCGAGCATTTTCGGATTCCAGCGACGAGCCAACTCTTTAATGGTACTGACATCAATATTTCGATAATGAAAATATTGCTCTAACTCTGGCATATGGCGTGCCATGAAACGGCGATCTTGACCAATACTGTTACCACACATTGGTGAAACGCCTTGATCAACCCAAGGAGCCAAAAATTCGAGGGTTT from Gammaproteobacteria bacterium includes:
- the orn gene encoding oligoribonuclease — its product is MPSHNKKQHNLVWVDLEMTGLNPDHDKIIEIATIVTDSQLNTLAEGPVLAIHQSDAALDGMDEWNTTHHNASGLVTRVKASTISEADAIAQTLEFLAPWVDQGVSPMCGNSIGQDRRFMARHMPELEQYFHYRNIDVSTIKELARRWNPKMLDGVVKTGAHLALDDIRESIAELRHYQANFFKI